Proteins from one Gimesia maris genomic window:
- a CDS encoding PilW family protein has product MKPKTSNRNQNRQSDRSSAAFHTGFTLIEMIVSVALVLLMMLMFTEIFQILSGSMTTQRGISENDQRERLLVTVLQADLDNRSFQYLLPFANNVSFTPTPDDPRNPAYHEEDRRGYFYISENDPNDDTDDFLQFTVSRFANPDQRGTEDFYYGRATDLSDRTLDGGTLLRNHPNQPEADDGRIVADGASQSSAAEVCYFLRGSNLYRRIMLIREPLSLSGTQNTQPISSDSSDSPFFQRSASTPNPLYGESVTTDDNFWRDFDFSAYIDNSGFIYARFHDLNDLNNNDTTVLFPLGIPKYRFGFNHDDTLGGLSREFVPNAADSNLQLFMGRFTHEETSHRHFNYPHNSMHSSIGGGGNPMDPAGPSLLLNPEDRVVDLLRNGPRRSEDLVLSNVRSFDIKVFDDGAQDFVDIGGSTAVRFATGAKQNVDHGNNVWKNVFDTWHINAESAGGDGDPPYPMLSDPAVLEYLPQTPVYDVATQSPVPRASPLSAIRILIRYEDPTSGQVRQMTLIHPLRNKSDE; this is encoded by the coding sequence ATGAAACCGAAAACATCAAATCGAAACCAGAACAGGCAGTCAGATCGCAGTTCCGCTGCGTTCCACACCGGTTTTACGCTCATCGAAATGATCGTATCCGTGGCCCTGGTTCTGCTGATGATGCTGATGTTTACTGAGATCTTCCAGATCCTGTCCGGTTCGATGACCACCCAGCGGGGGATTTCTGAAAACGATCAGCGCGAACGCCTGCTGGTGACCGTTCTGCAGGCCGACCTGGATAACCGTTCGTTCCAATACCTGCTCCCTTTTGCGAATAATGTCTCCTTTACACCGACGCCAGATGATCCGCGCAACCCGGCTTATCATGAAGAAGATCGACGGGGTTACTTCTATATCTCAGAGAACGACCCCAACGATGACACGGATGATTTTCTGCAGTTCACGGTCTCCCGTTTTGCAAATCCGGATCAGCGAGGTACCGAAGATTTTTACTACGGTCGCGCCACCGATCTCAGCGATCGGACATTGGATGGCGGGACCTTACTCCGCAATCATCCCAATCAGCCTGAAGCCGACGATGGACGTATCGTCGCTGATGGAGCTTCACAATCTTCTGCAGCCGAAGTCTGTTACTTCCTGAGAGGCAGTAACCTCTATCGTCGTATCATGCTGATCCGCGAACCATTATCGCTCTCCGGTACACAGAATACGCAGCCCATCTCCTCTGATTCAAGCGACTCGCCATTTTTTCAGCGGTCTGCCAGTACACCCAATCCGCTCTACGGGGAAAGTGTTACTACCGATGACAATTTCTGGCGCGACTTTGATTTCTCTGCTTATATTGACAACAGCGGATTTATCTATGCCCGTTTTCATGATCTGAATGACTTGAATAACAACGACACCACTGTTCTATTCCCTTTGGGGATTCCCAAATATCGTTTCGGGTTTAATCACGATGATACCCTGGGGGGGCTGTCGCGGGAATTTGTTCCTAACGCGGCAGATTCCAACCTGCAACTGTTTATGGGCCGTTTTACACACGAAGAGACGTCACACCGTCATTTTAATTACCCACACAATTCAATGCATTCGTCCATCGGCGGTGGCGGTAATCCCATGGATCCTGCCGGTCCCAGTCTGTTGCTGAATCCAGAGGATCGTGTGGTTGATTTACTGCGCAACGGCCCACGTCGATCGGAAGACCTGGTGCTTTCAAATGTGCGTTCATTTGATATCAAAGTCTTTGATGATGGTGCCCAGGATTTTGTAGACATCGGTGGCTCCACCGCAGTCCGCTTTGCAACAGGCGCCAAACAAAATGTGGACCACGGCAATAACGTCTGGAAAAACGTGTTTGATACCTGGCATATCAATGCCGAATCTGCAGGCGGGGATGGAGATCCTCCCTATCCCATGTTGTCAGATCCCGCTGTTTTAGAATACTTGCCACAGACACCCGTTTACGATGTTGCAACGCAATCTCCAGTTCCACGTGCGTCACCATTATCAGCCATTCGCATTTTAATTCGCTATGAAGACCCGACTTCGGGTCAGGTCAGACAAATGACACTGATTCATCCACTCCGAAACAAGAGTGACGAATAA
- a CDS encoding type IV pilus modification PilV family protein, which produces MKSLHLKTRNTPVGFLSVSRAGVTLMEVLMSVMIMSIGVVSLASLFPISILRGVQATKLTNATVLRYNAEALIDAFPQRFVFDPDGSLDADGEIAHQRRNRNYIVDPIGSYYATLDGTGLEDSFGNDGSSSPVTRIPRYHAGLTSQLQATNFFSQQDNWTLLYEGIPSSINGARDTIQIDIQDINSGILTLSELQTTLADSATGGRILVYDTTGKQVQVRGISGSSVDGSTGEISLGNPLPDNGLYTSIAKVRIELLNMQYSYLLTVRRSIATDVASVDVVVFHRRNFSPEFEAIHQVENFVAEWLPGTDGAWGVAGVDDDNDDDMDGDNSDGRGIDEYAGEAGAAGSDDYRRRKFTLRYNPSVERPLLKKGGYVFDAYNARWYRIQQIVDEEAALAPGATTAELILDQPIIQSINDPGDPGAPVARLIVMPNVVQVYPLGNKAR; this is translated from the coding sequence ATGAAATCACTTCATCTGAAAACCCGCAATACACCTGTTGGATTTCTGTCCGTTTCGCGGGCCGGTGTCACCCTGATGGAAGTTCTGATGTCCGTCATGATCATGAGCATCGGCGTCGTCTCACTGGCGTCCCTGTTCCCGATTTCCATTCTGCGTGGCGTCCAGGCAACCAAGCTCACGAACGCAACCGTACTGCGCTATAATGCCGAAGCATTGATCGATGCATTCCCGCAACGTTTTGTATTCGATCCTGATGGTTCCCTGGATGCTGATGGAGAAATCGCACATCAACGCAGAAACCGCAATTACATCGTCGATCCCATCGGCAGTTATTACGCCACACTGGATGGGACCGGCCTGGAAGACAGCTTCGGTAACGACGGTTCCAGCAGTCCCGTGACTCGCATTCCCCGCTATCACGCCGGTCTGACTTCGCAGTTGCAGGCGACCAATTTCTTCTCGCAGCAGGATAACTGGACGCTGCTGTACGAAGGGATTCCCTCTAGTATCAACGGCGCGCGAGATACCATTCAGATCGATATTCAGGACATCAATTCCGGTATTCTGACGCTGTCAGAACTGCAGACCACTCTGGCAGATTCCGCGACCGGCGGACGGATTCTGGTTTATGATACCACCGGCAAGCAGGTTCAGGTGCGTGGGATCAGCGGAAGCAGTGTCGACGGCAGCACCGGGGAAATCAGCCTGGGCAATCCGCTTCCCGATAACGGGCTCTATACCAGCATCGCCAAAGTCCGGATTGAACTTCTGAATATGCAGTATTCCTACCTGTTAACCGTCCGTCGTTCGATTGCTACCGATGTTGCTTCTGTTGACGTCGTGGTGTTCCATCGTCGTAATTTCTCCCCGGAGTTTGAAGCCATTCATCAGGTCGAGAACTTTGTGGCTGAATGGCTGCCTGGTACCGATGGTGCCTGGGGCGTTGCCGGTGTCGATGATGACAATGATGATGATATGGACGGGGATAACAGTGATGGTCGCGGCATTGACGAATATGCAGGGGAAGCAGGCGCGGCTGGTTCCGATGACTATCGGCGGCGCAAGTTCACACTCAGGTATAATCCCAGTGTCGAGAGACCACTTCTGAAAAAAGGGGGCTACGTCTTCGACGCCTATAATGCCCGCTGGTACCGCATTCAGCAGATTGTCGATGAAGAGGCAGCCCTTGCCCCTGGTGCCACCACTGCCGAACTGATTCTGGATCAACCCATTATCCAGTCCATCAATGATCCCGGCGATCCGGGGGCGCCTGTCGCCCGTCTGATTGTCATGCCGAATGTCGTACAGGTCTATCCATTGGGAAACAAAGCAAGATAA
- a CDS encoding pilus assembly FimT family protein — protein MPAFHTNNQFTQRSSRRPGFTLVELLVVISIMAILVVMTVTSINFALTSDVTRGASRQVQSYLAGARDRAIYAKEPRGVRFMVDPDNPSAVTSMIYIAPSPDWNQGVIRLERIDTGSDGTPDTILHVRGKGTDWNFLYTRGQLKDGARIKIPGDDSGSWYTVDLPNSPIVGGTEILRLTTAYRDPGTSDPTEVVAFAPGSGPSNYLLELPPVVLSGEEPTLLPNNAAIDLDRSYLPLSWRITGASRGEDGQPGAAGVNDDGSGGNDDDGELLWPGTDDYRLYSSQLDLMFSPRGSISGSEAGNGKIHFVVDTLENIQSTWRANTGYAEGDRVTVPARLITPTSTNWDLSFKPYDRIYVCTNPGTTGNNVGVFLTAAGRQVRDVGTVTDGSATWRVELNTTPSLLSIFTRTGNVSAYPMFFDAEAAVPTGQAPDVFYYAETGATAK, from the coding sequence ATGCCAGCCTTTCACACGAACAATCAGTTCACTCAGCGATCTTCGCGTCGGCCCGGCTTTACGCTTGTCGAGTTGCTGGTCGTGATTTCGATTATGGCAATCCTGGTTGTCATGACGGTGACTTCGATCAACTTCGCACTCACCAGCGACGTCACCCGTGGCGCCTCGCGTCAGGTGCAGTCCTATCTTGCAGGGGCCCGAGACCGGGCGATCTACGCCAAAGAACCACGGGGTGTTCGCTTTATGGTTGACCCTGATAACCCGTCGGCAGTCACCAGCATGATTTACATTGCTCCCAGCCCCGACTGGAATCAGGGTGTGATCCGCCTGGAACGTATTGATACCGGTTCAGATGGTACACCGGATACCATCCTGCATGTCCGTGGCAAAGGAACAGACTGGAATTTTCTCTATACCCGCGGACAACTGAAAGATGGTGCACGAATTAAAATTCCCGGTGATGATAGCGGTTCCTGGTATACCGTCGATTTACCAAATTCTCCTATTGTCGGTGGTACCGAAATTTTGCGGCTGACCACAGCTTACCGTGATCCAGGGACTTCTGATCCGACTGAAGTCGTGGCTTTCGCGCCTGGCAGTGGACCTTCCAATTATCTGCTGGAACTGCCTCCCGTAGTACTGTCGGGCGAAGAACCGACGCTGCTGCCCAATAACGCCGCCATTGACCTGGACCGTTCTTATTTGCCTCTCAGCTGGCGCATTACCGGGGCCTCCCGCGGTGAGGATGGTCAACCAGGTGCCGCTGGTGTGAATGATGACGGCAGCGGCGGAAACGATGACGATGGTGAACTTCTCTGGCCGGGTACCGATGACTACCGTCTCTACTCCAGCCAGCTTGATCTCATGTTCTCGCCCCGCGGTTCCATTTCCGGCAGTGAAGCAGGAAACGGAAAAATTCATTTTGTCGTCGATACACTTGAGAATATTCAATCTACCTGGCGCGCCAATACCGGCTACGCCGAAGGGGACCGGGTCACTGTGCCGGCGCGTCTGATTACGCCGACTTCTACCAACTGGGATCTGAGCTTCAAACCTTACGATCGAATTTACGTCTGCACAAACCCTGGCACGACCGGAAATAATGTCGGTGTCTTCCTGACCGCTGCCGGACGTCAGGTACGAGACGTGGGAACCGTCACAGATGGCAGCGCGACCTGGAGGGTCGAACTGAATACCACTCCTTCGCTACTGTCCATCTTTACGCGAACCGGAAACGTCAGCGCCTATCCCATGTTCTTTGATGCCGAAGCGGCTGTTCCCACCGGGCAGGCACCCGATGTGTTCTACTATGCAGAAACGGGGGCAACAGCCAAATGA
- a CDS encoding type II secretion system protein, with product MRRLTAPQSVRSQRGGFTIVELMMVVGILLFLIATSAFVVRNIGNKAREKATMATIVKVNGLMLNRIEAMRKALDASKNQHQLESLVGQKYTALVDNFGGKYRGLPKPVVEILVRKDIFRENLPQYIAENSGINAAMDAQSGVSPGTAGSLGSDAGASISSEYLYYVLTKHETYGVPPVGEDSFTTNEVADTDGDGLNEFVDGWRKPLRFYRWPTRLIKPDGSIINRTVAGYFFSGLPPEPASGFNEADPLNVDADDPQGRLQHENDRSGSILAPLFNNNSAYTTGQYATMNTYWMPLIISAGEDGVLGLYEPHDETNNGVLAQPVLPIVDGVFDNITNHNQRAGGR from the coding sequence ATGCGACGTTTAACAGCTCCACAATCTGTTCGATCTCAGCGCGGTGGTTTCACCATCGTCGAACTGATGATGGTTGTCGGCATTCTGCTGTTTCTGATTGCCACTTCTGCGTTCGTGGTGCGTAATATCGGCAACAAAGCCCGTGAAAAAGCAACCATGGCGACGATCGTCAAAGTCAACGGCCTGATGCTGAATCGCATCGAAGCCATGCGGAAAGCGCTCGACGCATCGAAGAATCAACATCAGCTCGAATCGCTGGTCGGGCAGAAATATACAGCGCTGGTGGATAACTTTGGTGGAAAATACCGCGGACTGCCCAAACCGGTTGTGGAAATTCTGGTGCGGAAAGATATTTTCCGCGAGAACCTGCCGCAGTACATCGCTGAGAATTCCGGTATCAATGCCGCCATGGATGCCCAGTCTGGTGTTTCCCCGGGAACCGCAGGAAGTCTCGGCTCCGACGCCGGTGCCAGTATCAGTTCAGAATACCTCTACTACGTTTTAACGAAACATGAAACTTATGGCGTGCCTCCTGTGGGGGAAGATTCCTTCACCACAAATGAAGTCGCCGATACCGACGGCGATGGCCTGAATGAATTTGTGGATGGCTGGAGAAAACCACTCCGCTTTTACCGCTGGCCCACACGCCTGATCAAGCCGGATGGTTCAATTATCAACCGCACCGTTGCCGGTTATTTCTTTAGCGGGCTGCCTCCTGAACCCGCTTCCGGCTTCAATGAAGCCGATCCATTAAACGTCGATGCAGATGACCCACAGGGGCGGCTTCAACACGAAAATGATCGTTCGGGAAGTATCTTAGCTCCTCTGTTTAACAATAATTCTGCTTACACTACTGGGCAATATGCCACGATGAATACCTACTGGATGCCTCTGATCATTTCTGCCGGGGAAGATGGTGTTCTCGGGCTGTATGAGCCGCACGATGAAACTAACAATGGGGTCTTGGCACAACCTGTTCTACCCATTGTGGATGGCGTATTCGATAACATCACCAATCACAATCAACGAGCCGGAGGAAGGTAA
- a CDS encoding prepilin-type N-terminal cleavage/methylation domain-containing protein, giving the protein MKRRPPITLSASEYSRRAFTLIELMIAIVIILILIGLLVPAIGAVRLRAQQAKVRSEISNLEASIALFKGEFGMDPPSGIILYESGSATWDQRSKGLIRQLWPQFDFTANKDINGDGDVTDTILLNAGECLTFFLGGVWEKNANGNYITFGFSKNPAKPFLNPGHTAADPGYDSDYSAPNSGRQGPFFEFDNSRFVDTDGDNAPEYLDSFPSQQTPYIYLSSYEGRGYRTGDITGTGLADVYRQGDPTVTPPTNDPPYKPKSFQIISPGADYQLGTGGNYTSGKNLPGNRSVEADNITNFVSGSLQ; this is encoded by the coding sequence ATGAAACGTCGGCCGCCAATTACCCTCTCGGCGTCAGAGTACAGCAGGCGTGCGTTCACCTTAATCGAACTGATGATCGCAATTGTCATTATCCTGATTCTGATCGGTCTGCTTGTTCCCGCCATCGGCGCCGTCCGCCTCCGGGCACAACAGGCAAAGGTACGTTCAGAGATTTCCAATCTCGAAGCTTCTATCGCTCTTTTTAAAGGCGAATTCGGCATGGATCCGCCCAGTGGAATCATCCTCTACGAATCCGGTTCTGCTACCTGGGATCAGCGCAGTAAAGGGCTGATCCGCCAGTTGTGGCCCCAGTTCGATTTTACAGCCAATAAAGATATCAATGGTGACGGCGATGTCACAGATACGATTCTGCTGAATGCCGGCGAATGTCTCACGTTCTTCCTCGGGGGAGTCTGGGAGAAAAATGCTAATGGAAATTATATTACCTTTGGATTTTCCAAGAATCCGGCTAAGCCGTTCCTGAATCCTGGTCATACCGCGGCTGATCCGGGTTACGACTCTGATTATTCAGCACCCAATTCCGGTCGCCAGGGGCCCTTTTTTGAATTCGATAACAGTCGATTTGTTGATACAGACGGAGACAATGCTCCCGAGTATCTCGATTCCTTTCCGAGTCAGCAAACGCCTTATATTTATCTCAGTAGTTATGAGGGGCGAGGTTATCGTACCGGTGATATTACCGGTACCGGCCTGGCTGACGTTTATCGTCAGGGGGACCCGACTGTAACCCCACCCACTAACGATCCACCATACAAGCCCAAGTCATTTCAGATCATTTCGCCAGGCGCTGATTATCAGTTAGGAACTGGTGGAAATTACACTTCTGGCAAAAACCTGCCGGGCAACCGCAGTGTGGAAGCGGATAACATTACGAATTTTGTCAGTGGATCTCTGCAGTAA
- a CDS encoding type II secretion system F family protein — protein MPVYQYEAMDNTGLEVKDTIEAPSEADAQTLIKEKGFFVTKIAEKGRGKKQKKGAGAKAGGGSKKASPKKGGFSIGGVRPKQLCTFTRQLSTLQDAGLPILRSLRILEAQAKPGPLKASLDGVIEDIESGNTLSEAMAKQPKCFDNLYVNMVKAGEAGGALEVILQRLAEFKERAQSLKKKVQGAMIYPVAVITVAGLIVGFIMYWIIPKFKKIFLDFGTELPGITLLLMSISDIVVSYFYLFPAIPLAFYIFIKIVRKNKKGAFVVDWISLRIPLLGKIISKSVTARTCRTLGTLIASGVPILEAIIIARDTAGNMVFQRAFDTIYAAIREGETMAVPLKEARIVDDIVVNMVDVGEETGALDNMLYKVADVYDEEVAVLVDALVSLLEPLMVIVLGLIVGFIVIALFMPLIKLLNDLS, from the coding sequence ATGCCGGTTTATCAATATGAGGCCATGGACAACACTGGACTCGAAGTGAAAGACACGATCGAGGCCCCTTCTGAAGCTGATGCGCAGACACTCATCAAAGAGAAGGGCTTTTTTGTTACCAAAATTGCCGAAAAAGGTCGCGGTAAGAAACAGAAAAAAGGAGCTGGTGCAAAAGCCGGTGGCGGCAGTAAAAAAGCCAGTCCCAAGAAAGGGGGCTTCTCCATCGGGGGGGTGCGGCCCAAACAGCTCTGTACCTTTACCCGTCAGCTGTCCACGCTGCAGGATGCCGGTCTGCCGATCCTGCGAAGCCTGCGGATTCTGGAAGCACAGGCCAAGCCCGGCCCGCTCAAAGCGTCTCTGGATGGCGTCATCGAAGATATTGAATCGGGGAACACACTCTCGGAAGCCATGGCCAAACAGCCGAAATGTTTTGATAACCTCTACGTCAACATGGTGAAGGCCGGGGAAGCCGGTGGTGCCCTCGAAGTCATTCTGCAGCGTCTGGCTGAGTTTAAAGAACGTGCCCAGAGTCTGAAGAAAAAGGTGCAAGGGGCCATGATTTATCCGGTTGCCGTGATCACGGTGGCCGGCCTGATCGTCGGTTTCATCATGTACTGGATCATTCCCAAGTTCAAAAAGATCTTCCTGGATTTCGGTACCGAACTGCCCGGTATTACCCTGTTGCTGATGTCAATCAGTGATATTGTTGTCTCCTACTTCTACCTCTTTCCGGCGATACCACTGGCCTTTTATATCTTTATCAAGATTGTGAGGAAGAATAAGAAGGGGGCGTTCGTGGTTGACTGGATATCGCTGCGCATACCGTTATTAGGCAAGATTATCAGTAAGTCAGTGACCGCGCGTACCTGTCGTACCCTGGGCACACTGATCGCCTCCGGCGTTCCCATTCTCGAAGCGATTATTATTGCCCGTGACACTGCGGGGAACATGGTTTTCCAGCGCGCCTTCGACACCATCTACGCCGCGATCCGCGAAGGGGAAACCATGGCGGTCCCTCTTAAAGAGGCACGCATTGTGGACGATATCGTGGTCAACATGGTGGACGTGGGTGAAGAGACCGGTGCACTGGATAACATGCTTTATAAAGTGGCTGACGTCTACGACGAAGAAGTTGCCGTACTCGTGGACGCCCTGGTGAGTCTGCTCGAACCACTGATGGTGATCGTGCTGGGGCTGATTGTGGGTTTCATCGTAATCGCACTCTTCATGCCCTTAATTAAGCTGTTGAACGATCTTTCGTAG
- a CDS encoding GspE/PulE family protein, with translation MAARRLGQIMVDLGYISEDQLWDILEEQKQSPGEVIGQVGIRMGLVTDEQVTQALAEQWGMPVIELEETNIPSKVLELVPETMASIYKIMPVSLKDGVLTVAMADPQNVAALDDLRNFLGYDVRGAVSNLNDVEGAIARHYAEHQDSIEDVIGAMEDELGDDKTKNVYDLSSAEEVADAAPIRKLLNMVMLLAIKDQASDIHLEPFEDEFKIRVRADGVLYEMVPPPRHLANAIVSRVKIMADLDIAERRMPQDGRIELNVGGNPVDLRVSVLPTLFGEAVVMRVLDRTVVQLDLNKIGMDPTTLSRFREMIHRPNGIVLVTGPTGSGKTTTLYSALNELNVIEEKIITTEDPIEYDIDGLIQVPVNPDIQVTFASVLRAILRHDPDQILIGEIRDFETAEIAVQSALTGHLVFSTLHTNDAPSAITRLRDMDIPKFLITATVEAIQAQRLVRTICKECRTEFEPSDELLMELQLPIEQARQYSFYYGKGCATCNNSGYKGRTGLYELMDVTDEIRDLITEDASVDDIRDMARSQGMTTLREAGLKLIFDGVTTIDEVVRETVVEDIA, from the coding sequence ATGGCAGCGAGACGCCTTGGTCAAATCATGGTCGATCTGGGATATATCTCAGAAGACCAGTTATGGGATATCCTGGAAGAGCAGAAGCAGAGCCCGGGTGAAGTCATCGGTCAGGTCGGCATCCGCATGGGGCTGGTGACTGATGAGCAGGTCACACAGGCGCTCGCTGAGCAGTGGGGGATGCCCGTCATTGAGCTGGAAGAGACTAATATCCCTTCCAAGGTGCTCGAACTCGTGCCGGAAACGATGGCCTCTATCTACAAGATTATGCCGGTCTCGCTGAAAGATGGCGTCCTCACCGTCGCCATGGCGGATCCCCAGAATGTGGCCGCGCTGGACGACCTGCGTAACTTTCTCGGGTATGATGTCCGGGGAGCGGTTTCCAATCTGAATGATGTGGAAGGGGCAATTGCCCGCCACTACGCCGAGCACCAGGACAGCATTGAAGACGTCATTGGCGCCATGGAAGACGAACTGGGTGATGACAAGACTAAAAATGTCTATGACCTTTCTTCTGCCGAAGAAGTCGCCGATGCTGCTCCGATTCGAAAACTGTTAAATATGGTGATGCTGCTGGCGATCAAAGATCAGGCAAGCGACATCCACCTGGAACCGTTTGAAGACGAATTCAAGATTCGCGTGCGTGCCGATGGTGTACTCTATGAAATGGTGCCACCACCACGCCACCTGGCCAATGCCATTGTCTCCCGTGTTAAAATCATGGCAGACCTGGATATTGCTGAGCGCCGCATGCCACAGGACGGTCGTATCGAATTGAACGTCGGCGGCAATCCGGTCGACCTGCGGGTCAGCGTATTGCCTACACTGTTTGGCGAAGCCGTTGTTATGCGGGTGCTGGACCGGACCGTGGTTCAACTGGACCTTAACAAAATCGGTATGGACCCTACCACCTTGTCACGTTTCCGTGAAATGATTCACAGACCCAATGGAATTGTGCTGGTAACGGGCCCCACGGGAAGTGGTAAGACCACGACACTGTATTCCGCATTGAATGAACTGAACGTCATTGAAGAAAAAATTATTACGACGGAAGACCCCATTGAATATGATATCGACGGTCTGATTCAGGTTCCCGTCAATCCCGATATTCAAGTCACCTTTGCTTCGGTGCTGCGTGCGATTTTGCGTCACGATCCCGACCAGATTCTGATCGGGGAAATTCGCGATTTCGAAACCGCAGAAATCGCCGTTCAGTCAGCGCTGACAGGCCACCTGGTATTCAGCACGCTGCATACCAACGACGCGCCCTCGGCGATTACCCGTCTGCGCGATATGGATATTCCCAAGTTCCTCATCACCGCAACCGTGGAGGCCATTCAGGCACAACGTCTGGTGCGGACAATCTGTAAGGAATGCCGGACGGAATTTGAACCCAGTGATGAACTGTTGATGGAGCTGCAGCTCCCGATTGAACAGGCGCGACAGTACAGCTTCTACTATGGAAAAGGTTGTGCCACCTGTAATAACTCGGGCTACAAAGGCCGGACAGGCCTGTATGAACTCATGGATGTCACCGATGAAATTCGCGACCTGATTACCGAAGATGCTTCGGTGGATGATATACGCGACATGGCCCGCAGTCAGGGGATGACTACCCTGCGTGAAGCAGGGCTGAAACTGATTTTTGACGGCGTCACCACGATCGACGAAGTGGTCCGCGAAACCGTGGTGGAAGACATCGCATAA
- a CDS encoding type IV pilus twitching motility protein PilT — protein sequence MATVQIDKLLETVVKERVSDLHITTGQPPVVRVGGHMVRLETKSLEPDDTVALMKSITPERNQQELQEVGGTDFGFAFGEKARFRVSVFKQRGQIGMVLRRIPNEFLTFEQLGLPSVISDLLERPRGLFLVTGPTGSGKTTSLASMINHMNNTMDHHIITMEDPIEYYHKHNKSTINQREIGVDVPTFPEALRRALRQDPDVILVGEMRDLETISAAITAAETGHIVFGTLHTTGAQGTVDRIIDVFPTSQQDQIRTQLSSSIIGILSQALMPKKPKGLVAAYEMLVVTPAIANLIREAKTYRINSSIQTGRKYGMQLLDDALFNLWRDGLCEEKDVVMRSNNPGELKAKIAMAKKGLLEDDDDEEDDDFED from the coding sequence ATGGCAACAGTTCAAATTGACAAACTGCTGGAGACGGTCGTTAAAGAACGGGTGAGCGACCTGCATATCACCACAGGCCAGCCCCCCGTTGTTCGTGTTGGCGGGCATATGGTACGTCTGGAAACCAAAAGTCTTGAACCCGATGATACCGTCGCACTGATGAAGAGTATCACGCCTGAGCGAAATCAGCAGGAACTGCAGGAGGTCGGAGGGACTGACTTCGGATTCGCCTTTGGTGAGAAAGCCCGCTTCCGGGTATCGGTCTTCAAACAGCGTGGCCAGATCGGCATGGTGTTACGGCGAATCCCCAATGAGTTTCTGACATTCGAACAGCTGGGTTTGCCTTCGGTGATCTCCGATCTGCTCGAACGCCCCCGTGGTCTGTTTCTGGTCACCGGGCCGACAGGCAGTGGTAAGACAACCAGCCTGGCCAGCATGATCAATCACATGAATAATACAATGGACCATCATATCATCACGATGGAAGACCCCATTGAATATTATCACAAACATAATAAATCCACGATCAATCAGCGGGAAATCGGCGTCGATGTGCCTACCTTCCCCGAGGCCCTGCGTCGTGCTCTGCGACAGGACCCCGATGTGATTCTGGTGGGGGAAATGCGCGACCTGGAAACCATTTCCGCTGCGATTACCGCTGCAGAAACGGGGCACATCGTGTTCGGGACCCTGCATACAACGGGTGCCCAGGGTACTGTCGACCGTATTATCGACGTGTTTCCTACCAGTCAGCAGGACCAGATTCGAACCCAGCTTTCTTCGTCCATTATCGGCATCCTCAGCCAGGCTCTCATGCCGAAAAAACCAAAAGGGCTGGTGGCCGCGTATGAGATGCTGGTCGTGACGCCGGCGATTGCCAACCTGATTCGTGAAGCCAAAACCTATCGTATTAACTCCAGTATTCAGACCGGGCGTAAGTACGGGATGCAACTGTTGGATGACGCGCTGTTTAATCTCTGGCGCGATGGGCTTTGCGAGGAAAAAGATGTCGTCATGCGATCGAATAATCCAGGCGAGCTCAAAGCGAAAATCGCCATGGCCAAGAAGGGATTACTCGAAGACGATGATGACGAAGAAGATGATGATTTTGAAGATTAA